In Candidatus Niyogibacteria bacterium, a single genomic region encodes these proteins:
- a CDS encoding prepilin-type N-terminal cleavage/methylation domain-containing protein has translation MAYPKSGKGFSLLETLVALAILNAAILGPISLAYVSIRSASLSHNITIAAFLAEEGVELARSQREKNIYSGNDWLNSLAGCAVGSPCRIATAADGEISVVSCGGSCAPLNYDSDIGLYWYESGNASIFTRSFTVEEIKENKEAKVTMTVSWKERFLSGNQNIQLESHLSNWH, from the coding sequence ATGGCTTATCCAAAATCCGGCAAAGGTTTCAGCTTATTAGAGACGCTTGTGGCTTTGGCGATTTTAAATGCCGCGATTTTAGGGCCAATCAGTCTGGCTTATGTCAGCATCCGTTCAGCCAGTTTGTCTCATAACATCACGATTGCCGCTTTTTTAGCCGAGGAAGGAGTGGAATTGGCGCGCAGTCAGCGCGAAAAAAATATTTACAGCGGCAATGATTGGCTTAATAGCCTTGCCGGTTGCGCGGTTGGCAGTCCTTGCCGAATCGCGACTGCCGCGGACGGCGAAATCAGCGTTGTTTCTTGCGGCGGATCATGCGCGCCCCTTAATTATGATTCAGATATCGGTCTCTACTGGTATGAGAGCGGAAATGCTTCAATTTTTACCAGAAGTTTTACGGTTGAGGAAATAAAAGAAAACAAAGAAGCAAAAGTGACGATGACGGTCAGTTGGAAAGAACGTTTTTTAAGCGGCAATCAAAATATTCAGTTAGAAAGCCATCTTTCCAATTGGCATTAG
- a CDS encoding type II secretion system protein, producing MAEDFKFKKLRRGSRFLTGFTPVKSFASRNLTGFTPLNSCEANLTGFTLLEMIVSLGVFSAAILIILGAILSINDAQKKMINIQAVEDNLRFALDAMSREIRTGSVYNCEGGGSASDCPAGSPIFAFDSISGGRIIYRWNSVNKSIEESEDNGSTYYPITGNDLKIEKLTFYVFGTRTIDFKQPRVTMIIKAFAGEERVKTRSEFNIQTTVTQRELDS from the coding sequence ATGGCTGAAGATTTTAAATTTAAAAAATTAAGGCGCGGGTCGCGGTTTCTAACGGGGTTTACCCCAGTTAAATCTTTCGCTTCGCGAAATTTAACGGGGTTTACCCCGTTAAATAGTTGCGAAGCAAATTTAACGGGGTTTACTCTGCTGGAGATGATTGTGTCTTTGGGAGTTTTTTCCGCGGCGATTTTGATTATTTTAGGGGCTATTTTGTCCATTAATGACGCTCAAAAGAAAATGATTAATATTCAGGCCGTTGAAGATAATTTGCGTTTCGCTTTGGACGCAATGTCCAGAGAGATTCGGACCGGATCTGTCTATAATTGCGAAGGAGGAGGTTCGGCGTCCGATTGTCCGGCCGGATCGCCAATTTTCGCTTTTGATTCCATCAGCGGGGGAAGGATTATTTATCGTTGGAACAGCGTTAATAAAAGCATTGAAGAATCGGAAGACAATGGCTCAACTTATTATCCGATAACCGGCAACGATCTGAAAATAGAAAAATTAACTTTTTATGTTTTTGGAACAAGAACGATTGATTTTAAACAGCCGCGAGTGACAATGATTATAAAAGCATTTGCCGGAGAAGAAAGAGTTAAAACTCGCTCGGAATTCAATATTCAAACCACGGTTACGCAAAGAGAATTAGATTCATAA